The following coding sequences lie in one Amycolatopsis cihanbeyliensis genomic window:
- a CDS encoding acetate--CoA ligase family protein encodes MTVDRNEAAVRATLDEVRAEGRQALTAPEARRVCDAYGITTPAEGLATTAAEAASLAEEIGGPVVCKIVSPQILHKTEAGGVLVGVEGAAAAREAFETIVANATHYDSSATITGVQVQRLLAGGQEVIIGATTDPTFGKVMVFGLGGVLVEVLKDVTFRLAPLQRAEARAMVEDIEAAEVLRGARGADPVDLDALAEMVRTVSELVTDFPEISEIDLNPVFATAGGASAADVRILVETGEVTRPVRHPREEILRVMDRMMNPRSVAVIGASAEEGKIGNSVLKNLINGGYAGEIYPINPKADDILGRKAYPSITDVPGEVDVAVFAVPAKFVPDTLEACGRKGVPAAVLIPSGFAETGNVELQNTVVEIARRNGVRLLGPNIYGYYYTPRNLCATFCTPYDVRGGVALTSQSGGIGMAILGFSRTTKMGVSAIVGLGNKSDVDEDDLLTYFEQDENTQCVAMHLEDLKDGRAFVDAAKRMTKKKPVVVLKAGRTAMGARAAGSHTGALAGDDKVYDDVLRQAGVVRAPGLHEMLEYARGLPILPTPQGENVVIITGAGGSGVLLSDACVDNGLSLMDIPPDLDESFRRFIPPFGAAGNPIDITGGEPPSTYEATIRLGLEDPRIHALILGYWHTIVTPPMVFAELTARVVGEARAQGVDKPVVASLAGDTEVEKACEYLFDHRIVAYPYTTERPVAVLGAKYRWARSAGLLGR; translated from the coding sequence ATGACCGTAGACAGGAACGAGGCCGCCGTACGGGCGACCCTTGACGAGGTCCGCGCCGAGGGACGGCAGGCGCTGACCGCGCCCGAGGCCAGGCGGGTCTGCGACGCCTACGGCATCACCACCCCTGCCGAGGGTCTGGCCACCACGGCGGCGGAGGCGGCGAGCCTGGCTGAGGAGATCGGCGGGCCGGTGGTCTGCAAGATCGTGTCACCGCAGATCCTGCACAAGACCGAGGCCGGTGGCGTACTCGTCGGCGTCGAGGGTGCGGCAGCGGCACGGGAGGCGTTCGAGACGATCGTGGCGAACGCCACGCACTACGACTCCTCCGCCACGATCACCGGCGTCCAGGTGCAGCGGTTGCTCGCCGGTGGCCAGGAGGTCATCATCGGCGCCACCACCGATCCGACCTTCGGTAAGGTCATGGTCTTCGGGCTCGGCGGCGTGCTGGTCGAAGTACTCAAGGACGTCACCTTCCGGCTCGCCCCGCTCCAGCGGGCGGAGGCTCGGGCCATGGTCGAGGACATCGAAGCCGCCGAGGTCCTGCGTGGAGCCCGCGGTGCCGATCCGGTCGACCTTGACGCGCTGGCCGAGATGGTCCGCACGGTGTCGGAACTGGTCACCGACTTCCCGGAGATCAGCGAGATCGACCTGAACCCGGTGTTCGCCACCGCGGGCGGCGCGAGCGCGGCTGATGTCCGGATCCTGGTCGAGACCGGTGAGGTGACCCGGCCGGTGCGCCACCCGCGGGAGGAGATCCTGCGGGTGATGGACCGGATGATGAACCCCCGCTCGGTCGCCGTCATCGGGGCCTCCGCGGAGGAGGGCAAGATCGGCAACTCGGTGCTGAAGAACCTGATCAACGGCGGGTACGCGGGCGAGATCTACCCGATCAACCCCAAGGCCGACGACATTCTCGGCCGCAAGGCCTACCCCTCCATCACCGACGTGCCCGGTGAGGTGGACGTGGCCGTGTTCGCCGTGCCGGCGAAGTTCGTGCCGGACACCCTGGAGGCCTGCGGGCGGAAGGGGGTGCCGGCCGCGGTGCTGATCCCCTCCGGGTTCGCCGAGACCGGCAACGTGGAGTTGCAGAACACGGTGGTGGAAATCGCCCGACGGAACGGAGTCAGGCTGCTCGGCCCGAACATCTACGGCTACTACTACACGCCGCGGAACCTGTGCGCGACCTTTTGCACGCCATACGACGTGCGTGGCGGGGTGGCGCTGACCTCACAGAGCGGCGGCATCGGGATGGCGATCCTCGGCTTCAGCCGGACCACCAAGATGGGCGTCTCGGCCATCGTCGGGCTCGGCAACAAGTCCGATGTGGATGAGGATGATCTGCTGACCTACTTCGAGCAGGACGAGAACACCCAGTGCGTGGCCATGCACCTCGAGGACCTCAAGGACGGCAGGGCCTTCGTCGACGCGGCCAAGCGGATGACGAAGAAGAAGCCGGTGGTGGTGCTCAAGGCCGGCCGCACGGCGATGGGCGCGCGGGCGGCCGGCTCGCACACGGGCGCGCTGGCCGGCGACGACAAGGTGTACGACGACGTGCTGCGCCAGGCCGGGGTGGTCCGCGCGCCCGGCCTGCACGAGATGCTCGAGTACGCCAGGGGCCTGCCGATACTGCCCACCCCGCAGGGAGAGAACGTCGTGATCATCACCGGCGCGGGCGGCTCGGGGGTACTGCTCTCCGACGCCTGCGTGGACAACGGACTGTCCTTGATGGATATACCGCCGGATCTCGACGAGTCGTTCCGGCGCTTCATCCCGCCATTCGGTGCGGCCGGTAACCCGATCGACATCACCGGCGGGGAGCCACCCTCGACCTACGAGGCGACGATCCGGCTCGGCCTGGAGGATCCGCGGATCCATGCCCTGATCCTCGGGTACTGGCACACGATCGTCACCCCGCCGATGGTGTTCGCGGAGTTGACCGCCAGGGTGGTCGGGGAGGCGAGGGCACAGGGAGTCGACAAGCCGGTCGTCGCCTCGCTCGCCGGTGACACCGAGGTGGAGAAGGCCTGCGAGTACCTGTTCGATCACCGGATCGTGGCCTACCCGTACACCACGGAGCGGCCGGTGGCCGTGCTCGGCGCGAAGTACCGGTGGGCCCGCTCCGCCGGGCTGCTCGGCCGCTGA
- a CDS encoding Nramp family divalent metal transporter has product MVDSSNAPAAGSSRRDSGHDSGNDTATEVASGTDESARVWRAGRLDPMPIRKLPEAPPAIHLLGPTVFLVALGVGMGESYMWPRLVLVFGPEIRWLFLVGVTLQAFVMLEMARYAMATGESIFTGAARVFKPIMWFFFVVAILVYIWPGHLSAGAAALEEITGIPWVVSACVGLVLVGIVFSLARVIYNLLENVLSVLIGTLVVGTAVVASLVGSWGDLASTLSGMFHFGYFPAEAMSGAWFPILVGSVAFAGPSGMQQMWYTLHLRDSGAGMGAHIPRVRGLRHAGEEEAMPSRGFMFDTGDPKEMTKWRGWRRWVTFDALLLFWGITMLVTVSFTVLAQAANRENPNVKALIEGGDRDAALGAMSDAFASVGGPVLGGVFFGFIALIGVNATLGLFDSFSRGQADMTYFFVPGARKFKMSHLYAGFLWGVIVFGILILLFGPAEGPSSVLDILAFLSTFAMGAYCVVLLLVNNRMLPKPIRPRWWANVIIGFGALFYLGMLFYSLIRFGVVVS; this is encoded by the coding sequence ATGGTGGATTCCTCGAACGCCCCTGCCGCGGGCTCGTCCAGACGTGACTCCGGGCATGACTCCGGAAATGACACGGCCACCGAGGTGGCGTCCGGCACGGACGAGTCCGCACGGGTGTGGCGAGCGGGCCGGCTCGACCCGATGCCCATCCGCAAACTGCCCGAGGCTCCGCCCGCCATCCACCTGCTCGGCCCGACGGTCTTCCTGGTCGCGCTGGGCGTGGGAATGGGCGAATCCTACATGTGGCCGAGACTCGTGCTGGTCTTCGGTCCCGAGATCCGGTGGCTGTTCCTCGTCGGCGTGACCCTCCAGGCCTTCGTGATGCTGGAGATGGCGCGCTACGCGATGGCCACCGGGGAGAGCATCTTCACCGGCGCGGCGAGGGTGTTCAAACCGATCATGTGGTTCTTCTTCGTGGTGGCGATACTGGTCTATATCTGGCCGGGTCACCTGTCCGCTGGAGCCGCCGCGCTGGAGGAGATCACCGGCATACCGTGGGTGGTCAGCGCCTGCGTGGGGCTGGTGCTGGTCGGCATCGTCTTCAGCCTTGCCAGGGTGATCTACAACCTGCTGGAGAACGTGCTGTCCGTCCTGATCGGGACACTCGTCGTCGGTACCGCGGTCGTCGCCTCCCTTGTCGGTAGCTGGGGCGACCTGGCGAGCACCCTGAGCGGGATGTTCCACTTCGGGTACTTTCCCGCCGAGGCGATGTCCGGCGCGTGGTTCCCGATCCTGGTCGGCTCGGTCGCCTTCGCCGGCCCCTCCGGTATGCAACAGATGTGGTACACGCTGCACCTGCGGGACAGTGGTGCCGGCATGGGCGCGCACATCCCCCGAGTGCGTGGGTTGCGGCACGCGGGTGAGGAAGAGGCGATGCCCTCCCGTGGCTTCATGTTCGACACCGGTGACCCGAAGGAGATGACCAAGTGGCGGGGCTGGCGCCGCTGGGTCACCTTCGACGCGCTGCTGCTGTTCTGGGGTATCACGATGCTGGTGACGGTCTCGTTCACCGTGCTCGCCCAGGCGGCGAACCGGGAGAACCCGAACGTCAAGGCGCTGATCGAGGGCGGCGACCGGGATGCCGCGCTGGGCGCGATGTCGGACGCGTTCGCCTCGGTCGGCGGCCCGGTGCTCGGCGGGGTGTTCTTCGGGTTCATCGCACTGATCGGGGTCAACGCCACGCTCGGGTTGTTCGACTCGTTCTCCCGCGGGCAGGCGGACATGACGTACTTCTTCGTGCCCGGCGCCCGCAAGTTCAAGATGTCGCACCTCTACGCCGGGTTCCTCTGGGGTGTGATCGTCTTCGGCATCCTGATCCTGCTGTTCGGGCCCGCCGAAGGACCGAGCAGCGTGCTGGACATCCTGGCGTTCCTCTCCACTTTCGCGATGGGCGCGTACTGCGTCGTGCTGCTGCTGGTGAACAACCGCATGTTGCCGAAACCGATCCGGCCGAGATGGTGGGCCAACGTGATCATCGGCTTCGGCGCGTTGTTCTACCTCGGCATGCTGTTCTACAGCCTGATCCGCTTCGGCGTCGTGGTGAGTTGA